ACGACGGCTTCACCGAACTCTCGGGGGTCGAACTCAACGAGGACGCCTTCGACGTGATGGCCGAACACTACCCCGACCTGTGGGAGGCGGGCACCTTCCACGCCGACGCCATCGAGGACGTGGTCGGCGACTTCGACGACGGCGCCTTCGACGCCGTCTACTCCGTCGAGACGCTCCAGCACGTCCACCCCGACGCCGAGTGGGTGTTCGAAGAGATCGCCCGGATCACCGACGACACCCTCGTCACCGCCGAGATCGAGGACGACGCCGCGGACGCCGAACGCGAGGAGCGCGAGGACGACCCCGACGTGAACTTCGTCCGCGACGAGTTCCCGCTGTACTACCGCGACTGGAGCGAAGTCTTCGGCGATCTGGGCTTCGAACAGGTCGAACGGCGCGACGTCAAGCGCGACACGATCCGGGCGTTCCGCGCCCGGTGAGGACAAATCGGGACACGATATCGGTCGCTCAGAGTACGGCCGTGAGTTCGCGGATCGATCCAGCGACGGCCCGCATCGTCTCCTCGTCGGCCTGTGCGACGCGTTTCCCGATCTCCGCGCCCGGAAAGACGTGCAGCGACCACGGGCTCACGTAACTCGGGTACGTCTTCAGTTCGCCTTCCGCGAGCGAGTCCTCCGTCAGTTCGACTGCCGCGTCCCGTTCGGTCGAGGTGACGACCGCGACGGTGTAGCGGTCGCCGAAGAACGGTCGGTTCCGATTCGAGACGACGAGTACGGCCGGACCCCGCTCTTGAACGTCGCCGGCGCGAGGACGACGCTGCCCTGCGCGTAGGCCATCCTACGCGTTTTCCCCGAGGTCGGGTACCTCGGCGGCCCACCCGTCGTCTTCGCCGTACGCGCCGTCGCCGTACTCCGTCTCGATCTCTCGGAGACTCACCGCGTTCGCTATCCGCGAAGCCGCGACATCGTCGGCGACCGCCCAGTGGGAATCGACCTTGCGGACGAGTCCGTCGTCAGCCAGGCGCGAGAGGGTCTTGTGGACGCTCGAATGGGGGACCTCCATGAGGTCCGCCAGCTCCTTCGGGCTGAATCCCATGTCCGGATGTTCCAGTAGCACCGACAGCAGTTCGTGAGCGTTCGTCCCGGGCTTGACGGGCGGAGCTCCGTCCCCGTCGTCTATCCTAATCGGCATCTTGTCCACGTATGTCGGGCTATATCTGTTCCCGTGTTAAATATTGCTTCGAGAACGGGTGTGGCTCCGTCGGGTAGAGTTCGTCGGGGTGACGGACGGACCATCGCTCGACGAATCGGATTCCCGGAAGGTCTCGGCCTCGTTACTCATGATTTCTTACTGTGGTACTACAGTTCCCACAATCCGCTATTGTATCTGAAAAACCTAGAATCTAATGGAAGCTGCTCCAAAGTGATTGAAATCTCTGTTAGATGGGGGGTTCTACACCTTGTTTCAAAATGAAAGTTACGCGCCGGTAGCTGCTGTATTGTCCGCAGATTCGAGTATGTATTCGTTTTGAAAGTTGTATTCTTCTAGGATTCTGTCGTTGGCGCTTGTCTGTTCGAATGTTTCCTGTATCTGTTCTACTGCTCCGTCCTGTACTTGTATATTTTCTACATTTTCCCCAATCTGTGTAGTTGTCCTGACATGC
The window above is part of the Halosimplex rubrum genome. Proteins encoded here:
- a CDS encoding class I SAM-dependent methyltransferase; this encodes MDSHDVRRQWADRTGEYSPAYYAHYGPDETSESVREILRDRVGRDAAVLELGCSSGRHLSHLFDDGFTELSGVELNEDAFDVMAEHYPDLWEAGTFHADAIEDVVGDFDDGAFDAVYSVETLQHVHPDAEWVFEEIARITDDTLVTAEIEDDAADAEREEREDDPDVNFVRDEFPLYYRDWSEVFGDLGFEQVERRDVKRDTIRAFRAR
- a CDS encoding MarR family transcriptional regulator, with the translated sequence MPIRIDDGDGAPPVKPGTNAHELLSVLLEHPDMGFSPKELADLMEVPHSSVHKTLSRLADDGLVRKVDSHWAVADDVAASRIANAVSLREIETEYGDGAYGEDDGWAAEVPDLGENA